From a region of the Geothrix sp. 21YS21S-2 genome:
- a CDS encoding M13 family metallopeptidase gives MRPSAQATIGIVLLAGSLSAATPGIDTRLMDRAAAPASDFYRYANGAFDQQPIPPERSYCGVNLEIDNRNRAILKEILESCAREAAPGGTPAQRIRDFYLSGMDQAAVDKAGVEPLAPMLKAIRAARTPADLAGIMGRMSRMGVTAGFAFGVEQDPKSSRTHLPVVAQGGLGLPEREFYFRQDATTRDQRAAYVKHIDRMFELAGARPGSAARVLALETRLAKVSRKLVDLRDPEANYHKLDREALAAAAPGFPWAAWFQAVELPASQRFLDVGQPEYVRGLGRLVRTVPVADWKAYLTYRLLSTLAPYLGSALEAEDFAFYGRKLTGSQEMRPRWERVLGVVDAGIGEDLGQLYVQRAFSPQAKAKVQEMVKFHLEALRASIQRATWMGAATKVQALKKLDSLHAKVGYPDTWRDYGSMGLRPQPYVLNVLAAKAFEARRALAKLGRPVDPGEWDMSPQTNNAYYNPSLNEIVLPAGILQPPFFDERADDASNYGELSSTIGHELLHGFDDQGSQFDAEGNMRNWWTPEDRKAYEAQTEAVVRQYDAYEPFPGVHVQGRQTLGENLADIGGLKIALEAWKLATAGKPRAVVDGLTPEQRFFVGFAQSWRTNMRPELERYILQSDVHCPARLRVTGSVAALPEFRSAFPGAPADRKATDAQFTLW, from the coding sequence ATGCGTCCATCCGCCCAAGCCACGATCGGGATCGTCCTTCTTGCCGGCTCCCTCTCCGCGGCCACCCCGGGCATCGATACCCGCCTCATGGACCGCGCCGCCGCTCCGGCTTCCGACTTCTACCGGTATGCCAACGGCGCCTTCGACCAGCAGCCCATTCCTCCCGAGCGCTCCTACTGCGGCGTGAACCTGGAAATCGACAACCGCAACCGGGCCATCCTCAAGGAGATCCTCGAGTCCTGCGCCCGGGAGGCCGCGCCCGGGGGCACGCCCGCCCAGCGCATCCGGGACTTCTACCTGAGCGGCATGGACCAGGCGGCCGTCGACAAGGCCGGCGTGGAACCCCTGGCCCCGATGCTGAAGGCCATCCGCGCCGCCCGCACCCCCGCGGACCTGGCCGGCATCATGGGCCGCATGAGCCGCATGGGGGTCACCGCGGGCTTCGCGTTCGGCGTGGAGCAGGACCCCAAGTCCAGCCGCACGCACCTGCCCGTCGTGGCCCAGGGCGGCCTGGGCCTCCCCGAGCGGGAGTTCTACTTCCGCCAGGACGCCACCACCCGGGACCAGCGGGCCGCCTATGTGAAGCACATCGACCGCATGTTCGAGCTCGCCGGCGCGCGGCCCGGCTCCGCCGCGCGGGTCCTGGCCCTGGAGACCCGCCTGGCCAAGGTGAGCCGCAAGCTGGTGGACCTGCGCGACCCCGAGGCCAACTACCACAAGCTGGACCGGGAGGCCCTGGCCGCCGCGGCCCCCGGCTTCCCCTGGGCCGCCTGGTTCCAGGCCGTCGAGCTGCCCGCCTCCCAGCGCTTCCTGGACGTGGGCCAGCCCGAATACGTCCGGGGCCTGGGCCGCCTGGTTCGCACGGTCCCCGTGGCCGACTGGAAGGCCTACCTCACCTACCGGCTCCTCAGCACCCTCGCCCCCTACCTCGGCTCCGCCCTGGAGGCCGAGGACTTCGCCTTCTACGGCCGGAAGCTCACCGGTTCGCAGGAGATGCGCCCCCGCTGGGAACGCGTCCTGGGGGTGGTGGACGCGGGCATCGGCGAGGACCTGGGCCAGCTGTACGTCCAGCGGGCCTTCTCCCCCCAGGCCAAGGCCAAGGTCCAGGAGATGGTGAAGTTCCACCTGGAGGCCCTGCGGGCCTCCATCCAGCGCGCCACCTGGATGGGCGCGGCCACCAAGGTGCAGGCCCTGAAGAAACTGGATTCGCTGCACGCCAAGGTGGGCTACCCCGACACCTGGCGGGACTACGGCTCCATGGGCCTCAGGCCCCAGCCCTACGTCCTGAACGTCCTGGCCGCCAAGGCCTTCGAGGCCCGGCGCGCCCTGGCCAAACTGGGCCGGCCCGTGGATCCGGGCGAGTGGGACATGAGCCCCCAGACCAACAACGCCTACTACAACCCGTCCCTCAACGAGATCGTCCTGCCCGCGGGCATCCTCCAGCCCCCCTTCTTCGACGAGCGGGCCGATGACGCCAGCAACTACGGCGAGCTGTCCTCCACCATCGGCCACGAGCTCCTCCACGGCTTCGACGACCAGGGCAGCCAGTTCGACGCCGAAGGCAACATGCGCAACTGGTGGACCCCCGAGGACCGCAAGGCGTACGAGGCCCAGACCGAAGCCGTCGTGCGGCAATACGACGCCTACGAGCCCTTCCCGGGCGTCCACGTGCAGGGCCGCCAGACCCTGGGCGAGAACCTGGCCGACATCGGCGGCCTCAAGATCGCCCTGGAAGCCTGGAAGCTGGCCACCGCCGGCAAGCCCCGGGCCGTGGTGGACGGCCTCACGCCCGAGCAGCGGTTCTTCGTGGGCTTCGCCCAGAGCTGGCGCACCAACATGCGGCCCGAGCTGGAGCGCTACATCCTGCAGTCCGACGTGCACTGTCCCGCCCGGCTGCGGGTGACCGGATCCGTGGCGGCCCTGCCGGAATTCCGGTCCGCCTTCCCCGGCGCCCCCGCCGACCGCAAGGCCACGGACGCCCAGTTCACCCTCTGGTAG
- a CDS encoding carboxymuconolactone decarboxylase family protein, with protein sequence MKYIDFIKRFPALGEAWNTIHREEAQGPLDARIQRLVKLAVAMGAFREGAVHSAVRKALKAGITREELEQVVALGASTLGMPSSVAVYTWVQDVLDKAE encoded by the coding sequence ATGAAATACATAGATTTCATCAAGCGGTTTCCCGCGCTTGGGGAAGCCTGGAACACGATCCACCGGGAAGAGGCCCAGGGCCCCCTGGACGCCCGCATCCAGCGCCTGGTGAAGCTGGCCGTGGCCATGGGCGCCTTCCGGGAAGGGGCCGTGCACTCCGCCGTGCGCAAGGCCCTCAAGGCCGGCATCACCCGGGAGGAGCTGGAGCAGGTGGTGGCCCTGGGCGCCTCCACCCTGGGCATGCCCTCCTCCGTGGCCGTCTACACCTGGGTCCAGGACGTCCTGGACAAGGCCGAGTGA
- a CDS encoding molybdenum cofactor guanylyltransferase, producing the protein MKAGLLLLTGGKGRRFGGPKHAQPHPRGGTWGGYLAGVFEAVFPGGPVQVLGEPLPDRPDLIPMADPGQGPAAALAHWAGRAAGTPERWWVVACDQVRWTPEALAAWHGRVLEADPRAERWVMAHVDDHAQYLGSFLPTRLLGTLATLQAASLRDLARALPTVTVPWPHPCWADVDTPGALEDWLGQGPPHV; encoded by the coding sequence GTGAAGGCCGGACTGCTCCTCCTCACCGGAGGCAAGGGCCGCCGGTTCGGCGGCCCCAAGCACGCCCAGCCCCATCCTCGGGGCGGCACCTGGGGCGGGTACCTGGCGGGCGTATTCGAGGCGGTCTTTCCCGGCGGACCGGTCCAGGTGCTGGGCGAACCCCTCCCGGACCGGCCGGACCTGATCCCCATGGCCGACCCCGGCCAGGGCCCCGCCGCCGCCCTGGCGCACTGGGCCGGCCGGGCGGCGGGGACCCCCGAGCGCTGGTGGGTGGTGGCCTGCGACCAGGTGCGCTGGACCCCCGAGGCCCTGGCCGCCTGGCATGGCCGGGTCCTGGAGGCCGACCCTCGGGCCGAACGCTGGGTTATGGCCCACGTGGACGACCATGCCCAGTACCTGGGGAGCTTCCTCCCAACCCGCCTGCTGGGGACTCTGGCCACCCTGCAGGCCGCCAGCCTGAGGGACCTGGCCCGCGCCCTCCCCACGGTGACCGTGCCCTGGCCCCACCCCTGCTGGGCCGACGTGGACACCCCGGGGGCCCTGGAAGACTGGCTCGGCCAGGGACCTCCTCACGTGTGA
- a CDS encoding DUF3788 family protein has protein sequence MRCAPSARPWRTGSSSGTDARAAPLPFARSPLPSILPAPDEGELRAALGPAFPLWDGILAAAEAVRSPLERTWKPSKTPFGRMCLLQHRGRTLLYLTPDEGRVWVAVVLGGRAYQAAMAGPLPAGIKQLLAEARPYAEGRGIRFAVVEAGELPAVAELVQLKIL, from the coding sequence ATGCGCTGCGCACCGAGCGCGCGCCCCTGGAGGACTGGGTCCAGTTCAGGGACTGACGCCCGCGCTGCCCCCCTCCCCTTCGCGAGGTCTCCCCTGCCATCGATACTCCCAGCACCCGATGAAGGCGAACTGCGTGCGGCCTTGGGCCCCGCCTTCCCCCTCTGGGACGGCATCCTCGCGGCCGCCGAGGCGGTGCGGTCCCCCCTCGAACGGACCTGGAAGCCGTCCAAGACGCCCTTCGGGCGCATGTGCCTGCTTCAGCACCGGGGGCGGACCCTGCTCTACCTCACGCCGGATGAAGGCAGGGTGTGGGTGGCGGTCGTGCTGGGCGGCCGGGCCTATCAGGCGGCGATGGCCGGGCCCCTGCCCGCGGGCATCAAGCAGCTCCTCGCGGAGGCCAGGCCCTATGCGGAAGGCCGGGGGATCCGCTTCGCCGTGGTGGAAGCCGGGGAGCTACCGGCCGTTGCGGAATTGGTGCAGCTGAAGATCCTGTAG
- a CDS encoding nitroreductase — MTGTTRSAVEDVITGRYSCRAFLPDPVPREEIAAILSLASHAPSGTNIQPWKAWVLTGAALKRVSERLVALCNDPEASAAHSDPYPYYPKSWISPYVERRRKVGFALYGLLGIQKGDARRMQEQHARNFKFFDAPVGLIFTVDTVLEQGSWLDYGMFLQTLMLAAKARGLDTCPQAAFIQFHRVLREELGIPDSQAIVCGMSLGHADPQAPENALRTERAPLEDWVQFRD; from the coding sequence ATGACCGGAACGACCCGATCCGCCGTGGAGGATGTCATAACCGGCCGCTATTCCTGCCGCGCCTTCCTGCCCGATCCCGTACCCCGGGAGGAGATCGCCGCGATCCTCTCCCTCGCGTCCCATGCGCCCTCCGGAACCAACATCCAGCCCTGGAAGGCCTGGGTGCTGACGGGCGCCGCCTTGAAGCGGGTCAGCGAACGGCTGGTCGCGCTCTGCAACGATCCCGAGGCATCGGCGGCCCACTCGGATCCCTACCCGTACTACCCGAAGAGCTGGATCTCGCCCTACGTCGAGCGCCGGCGCAAGGTCGGCTTCGCGCTGTACGGCCTGCTGGGGATCCAGAAGGGCGACGCAAGGCGCATGCAGGAACAGCATGCCCGGAACTTCAAGTTCTTCGATGCGCCGGTGGGGCTCATCTTCACGGTGGACACCGTCCTGGAGCAGGGAAGCTGGCTGGACTACGGGATGTTCCTGCAGACCCTCATGCTGGCCGCCAAGGCCCGGGGCCTGGACACGTGTCCGCAGGCCGCGTTCATCCAGTTCCACCGCGTCCTGCGGGAGGAGCTCGGCATTCCCGACAGCCAGGCGATCGTCTGCGGCATGTCGCTCGGGCACGCCGACCCGCAAGCTCCCGAAAATGCGCTGCGCACCGAGCGCGCGCCCCTGGAGGACTGGGTCCAGTTCAGGGACTGA
- a CDS encoding acetyl-CoA carboxylase carboxyltransferase subunit alpha, with translation MSGQTTDLADLERPILDLEAQIRALEMDPAKTKERDRLRKKVDKLKAEVFASITDWQRTQLARHPRRPYTLDYIERICDRFEEIHGDRNFGDDAAIVGGMGWIGGFPVMVLGQQKGRDTKQKIIRNFGMPKPEGYRKALRLMKLAEKFNRPVLTLIDTQGAYPGLDAEERGQAEAIARNLKEMARLKVPVVAVVIGEGGSGGALALGVANTVLMQEYAVYSVITPEGCASILWKDASQAPAAAEALKITAPHLLAQGLIDGIIPEPLGGAHGDWDQASSLLKDAVLKALEALRPLGPQELIDQRYEKFARMGSVVR, from the coding sequence TTGAGCGGACAAACCACTGACCTTGCCGATCTGGAACGGCCCATTCTCGACCTCGAGGCCCAGATCCGGGCCCTGGAGATGGACCCGGCCAAGACCAAGGAGCGGGACCGCCTCCGCAAGAAAGTGGACAAGCTCAAGGCGGAGGTCTTCGCCTCCATCACCGACTGGCAGCGCACCCAGCTGGCCCGGCACCCCCGCCGGCCCTACACGCTGGACTACATCGAGCGCATCTGCGACCGGTTCGAGGAGATCCACGGGGACCGGAACTTCGGGGACGACGCGGCCATCGTGGGCGGCATGGGCTGGATCGGGGGCTTCCCGGTGATGGTCCTGGGCCAGCAGAAGGGCCGGGACACCAAGCAGAAGATCATCCGCAACTTCGGGATGCCCAAGCCCGAGGGGTACCGCAAGGCCCTGCGCCTCATGAAGCTGGCCGAGAAGTTCAACCGGCCCGTCCTCACCCTCATCGACACCCAGGGCGCCTACCCGGGCCTGGACGCCGAGGAGCGGGGCCAGGCCGAGGCCATCGCCCGGAACCTGAAGGAGATGGCCCGGCTCAAGGTGCCGGTGGTGGCCGTCGTCATCGGGGAGGGGGGCTCGGGCGGCGCGCTGGCCCTGGGCGTGGCCAACACCGTCCTCATGCAGGAATACGCGGTCTACTCCGTCATCACCCCCGAGGGCTGCGCCTCCATCCTCTGGAAGGACGCCTCCCAGGCCCCGGCGGCCGCGGAGGCCCTGAAGATCACGGCCCCGCATCTGCTGGCCCAGGGGCTCATCGACGGCATCATCCCCGAGCCGCTGGGCGGCGCCCACGGGGACTGGGACCAGGCGTCCTCCCTGCTCAAGGACGCGGTGCTCAAGGCCCTGGAGGCCCTGCGCCCCCTGGGGCCGCAGGAGCTCATCGACCAGCGCTACGAAAAGTTCGCCCGCATGGGCAGCGTAGTCCGATGA
- a CDS encoding DHH family phosphoesterase, translated as MNPLPWRMRRAPVPGTSPWTALARAWDLSPEGARLAWLRDAEGEELGWRLDPSWARSTDPFLLPGVAAAVARVRAACEAGETICVYGDYDVDGVTATALLMRVLEKLGARASFFIPNRFNDGYGLNLECIREVVAERRPTLLISVDCGVRSVAEVEATKELGADWIITDHHALGPVLPPCPVVHPGLEDYANPSLAGVGVAFKLAQALLDAAPTPRAEDGPFLDGLLKLVALGTVADMVPLRGENALLVKRGLLAMAGANGPGLSALLRASKVDGAVRGKDIGFQIGPRLNAVGRMGGAEDAVRLLLARDAATAAGLMERVEALNLERREIQRALGEQLPPPGEEAFDLVVEPTAHKGVIGIVAGHRMRAAQRPSAVCTVIDGVAHCSVRAPEAYDLRALLELARPYLTTGGGHRYAAGMTFPMSNLRMVKRTLELGAREQAVGAPGAAVVVDGAGTRLAPSRAELERLEPFGQGFPEPLLLVEGQLLGQPRTFGAGYRKFRMAGEAEEFTLFAEEPRSLEGRLCLAVAPQDHPRWGRSWRVDGSVDPREAP; from the coding sequence ATGAACCCGCTGCCCTGGCGCATGCGCCGGGCCCCCGTGCCGGGCACCAGCCCCTGGACGGCCCTTGCCCGGGCCTGGGACCTCAGCCCCGAAGGGGCGCGCCTGGCGTGGCTGCGGGACGCCGAGGGCGAGGAGCTGGGCTGGCGCCTGGACCCCTCCTGGGCCCGGTCCACCGACCCCTTCCTGCTGCCGGGCGTGGCCGCGGCGGTGGCGCGCGTCCGCGCGGCCTGCGAGGCGGGCGAGACCATCTGCGTCTACGGCGACTACGACGTGGACGGCGTCACGGCCACGGCCCTGCTCATGCGGGTCCTGGAGAAGCTGGGGGCCAGGGCCAGCTTCTTCATCCCCAACCGGTTCAACGACGGCTACGGCCTCAACCTGGAGTGCATCCGGGAGGTCGTCGCCGAGCGCAGGCCCACCCTGCTCATCTCCGTGGACTGCGGCGTGCGCAGCGTGGCGGAGGTGGAGGCCACGAAGGAGCTGGGCGCCGACTGGATCATCACCGACCACCACGCCCTGGGCCCCGTGCTGCCGCCCTGCCCGGTGGTGCACCCGGGCCTGGAGGACTATGCCAATCCCTCCCTGGCCGGCGTGGGGGTGGCCTTCAAGCTGGCCCAGGCCCTGCTGGACGCAGCGCCCACGCCGCGCGCGGAGGACGGGCCGTTCCTGGACGGGCTCCTGAAGCTGGTGGCCCTGGGCACGGTGGCCGACATGGTGCCGCTGCGGGGCGAGAACGCCCTCCTGGTCAAGCGCGGGCTCCTGGCCATGGCCGGAGCCAACGGGCCGGGGCTCTCGGCCCTCCTGCGGGCCTCCAAGGTCGACGGCGCGGTGCGGGGCAAGGACATCGGCTTCCAGATCGGCCCCCGCCTCAACGCCGTGGGCCGCATGGGCGGGGCCGAGGACGCGGTGCGCCTCCTCCTGGCCCGGGACGCGGCCACCGCCGCCGGCCTCATGGAGCGGGTGGAGGCCCTCAACCTGGAGCGCCGGGAGATCCAGCGCGCCCTGGGCGAGCAGCTCCCGCCGCCTGGGGAGGAGGCCTTCGACCTGGTGGTTGAGCCCACCGCCCACAAGGGCGTCATCGGCATCGTGGCCGGCCACCGCATGCGCGCAGCCCAGCGCCCCTCCGCGGTGTGCACCGTCATCGACGGCGTGGCCCACTGCTCCGTGCGGGCCCCGGAGGCCTACGACCTGCGCGCCCTCCTGGAGCTGGCCCGGCCGTACCTCACCACCGGCGGCGGGCACCGCTACGCCGCCGGCATGACCTTTCCCATGAGCAACCTGCGGATGGTCAAGCGGACCCTGGAGCTGGGCGCCCGGGAACAGGCGGTGGGCGCCCCCGGCGCCGCCGTGGTGGTGGACGGCGCCGGCACCCGGCTGGCCCCCTCCCGCGCCGAACTGGAGCGCCTCGAGCCCTTCGGCCAGGGCTTCCCGGAACCCCTGCTGCTCGTCGAAGGCCAGCTGCTCGGGCAGCCCAGGACCTTCGGCGCCGGCTACCGGAAGTTCCGGATGGCGGGCGAGGCCGAGGAGTTCACGCTCTTCGCCGAGGAGCCCCGCAGCCTCGAAGGCCGGCTCTGCCTGGCCGTGGCCCCCCAGGACCACCCCCGCTGGGGGCGCTCCTGGCGGGTGGACGGCTCGGTGGATCCCCGGGAGGCCCCATGA